Proteins co-encoded in one Neoarius graeffei isolate fNeoGra1 chromosome 11, fNeoGra1.pri, whole genome shotgun sequence genomic window:
- the LOC132894042 gene encoding histone-lysine N-methyltransferase PRDM9-like, producing the protein MSSAGDGQHSFRKSQAPDPLQLCEDVKTECSDGGTSEVSEVCVKKEETLELNIYNHGDDLNISREALSIKGEDPDNKDYLYCEVCKSFFFNKCEAHGPPIFIPDTPVPMGVSDRARQTLPPGLEIRRSGLPDAGLGVFNKGEILPVGTHFGPYEGELVDSEEAMNSGYSWVGCPFLTHLVCQRGLIQQHSFARYAGAGSVKNT; encoded by the exons ATGAGTTCAGCAGGAGACGGACAGCACTCTTTCAGGAAGTCTCAGGCTCCTGATCCCTTACAG CTGTGTGAGGACGTGAAAACAGAGTGTTCAGATGGAGGGACATCCGAAGTGTCAGAAGtctgtgtgaagaaagaggagacatTGGAGCTGAACATCTACAACCATGGAGACGACCTCAACATCTCACGTGAAGCGCTGTCCATTAAAGGGGAAGATCCTGACAATAAAGACTATCTCT actgtgaagtttgcaaatcctttttcttCAACAAGTGCGAGGCTCATGGACCACCCATCTTCATCCCTGATACCCCTGTTCCCATGGGGGTCTCTGATCGAGCGAGACAGACACTTCCTCCTGGACTAGAGATTCGGAGATCCGGTCTTCCTGACGCAGGCCTGGGAGTATTTAATAAGGGGGAGATACTTCCAGTAGGTACACACTTTGGACCCTACGAGGGAGAGCTGGTAGACAGCGAGGAAGCCATGAACAGTGGATACTCTTGGGTG GGTTGTCCCTTTCTGACACATTTGGTTTGCCAGAGAGGTCTGATTCAACAGCACAGCTTTGCTAG ATATGCAGGAGCAGGCAGTGTGAAGAATACGTAG